The Peptococcaceae bacterium genome window below encodes:
- a CDS encoding nucleotidyltransferase domain-containing protein yields the protein MTILLPKITEYLEEHDSISAAWLFGSAATGKLKEGSDIDIAVLFVSGLSKQERFDLRLKLAGEMTRLAGRTVDVVDIQAVPLYFQHQIRKEGSLIVEKDHHYRISFDVRSRREYFDILPVLQRRNLRLIQRALGGEKDG from the coding sequence ATGACAATATTATTACCTAAAATAACCGAATACCTGGAGGAACATGACAGCATCAGCGCCGCCTGGCTGTTCGGGTCAGCGGCAACCGGAAAACTAAAAGAGGGAAGCGACATTGATATTGCTGTGCTGTTTGTTTCTGGTTTGTCCAAACAGGAAAGGTTTGATTTGAGGCTCAAACTGGCAGGAGAAATGACGAGGTTGGCAGGGAGGACTGTTGACGTGGTGGACATACAGGCAGTCCCTCTCTATTTTCAGCACCAGATTAGGAAAGAAGGTTCTTTAATAGTAGAAAAGGACCACCATTACCGAATATCCTTTGATGTGCGTTCTCGACGGGAATATTTCGACATCTTGCCGGTATTGCAACGAAGAAACCTTCGGCTTATTCAAAGAGCTTTAGGAGGGGAAAAGGATGGTTAG
- a CDS encoding DUF86 domain-containing protein: MVSVDVLKMKVAQLAEYYIDLKESQNVTLAEFCADKKIRRYVERTLHLAIECCLDIGSHIIADNGWREPLDNKDIFAVLAENGVLSKELLPDLQKMAQFRNVLVHDYAKIDPEIVHNVLKHNLPDLQEFIRAVERLL, translated from the coding sequence ATGGTTAGTGTTGACGTGCTAAAGATGAAAGTGGCTCAACTTGCAGAGTATTATATTGATCTTAAGGAATCGCAGAATGTGACGCTTGCTGAATTTTGCGCGGATAAAAAGATCCGTCGATATGTAGAACGCACGCTTCATTTGGCCATTGAATGCTGCCTGGATATCGGAAGCCATATAATTGCCGACAATGGTTGGCGGGAACCACTTGACAACAAGGATATATTTGCCGTACTGGCAGAGAATGGTGTTTTGTCAAAAGAATTGCTGCCAGATTTGCAGAAAATGGCCCAGTTTCGCAATGTGCTTGTTCATGATTACGCTAAAATTGATCCGGAGATAGTTCACAATGTGTTAAAACATAATTTACCAGATTTGCAGGAATTTATCCGCGCTGTTGAGCGGCTTTTATGA
- the cas2 gene encoding CRISPR-associated endonuclease Cas2 — protein sequence MFVIMVYDINEKRVAKVLKRSRKYLYWVQNSVFEGEISETNFNKLKIELSRIIKDKEDSVIFYTFRTTKYSNRETMGLKKGGDDNIL from the coding sequence TTGTTTGTAATAATGGTTTATGATATAAATGAAAAACGAGTGGCAAAAGTTCTGAAACGCTCGCGGAAATATCTTTACTGGGTACAGAATTCGGTATTTGAAGGCGAGATATCTGAAACAAATTTTAATAAGCTGAAAATAGAGTTAAGCCGTATTATTAAAGATAAAGAGGATTCGGTAATATTTTATACCTTCCGAACAACCAAATACTCAAACCGAGAGACAATGGGTCTTAAAAAGGGTGGTGATGACAACATTTTATAA
- the cas4 gene encoding CRISPR-associated protein Cas4 → MLENDLNVTGTLVWYYYICPREVWLMARNITPDQDNPNIDLGRFIGQNTYQRDKREISFGHIKVDVLRKEKGQLVIGEVKKSSKYEKSAFMQLAFYLLELRENGIEAVGELLFPKEKKRVKVELNNELIANIEKAKKDILRIIYQDAPQEPKKIVFCRNCAYAEFCWS, encoded by the coding sequence TTGTTAGAAAACGATCTTAATGTTACCGGTACTCTGGTCTGGTATTACTATATCTGCCCACGAGAGGTATGGCTGATGGCCAGGAACATTACTCCCGATCAAGACAATCCAAATATTGATTTGGGGCGTTTTATAGGACAGAACACATATCAACGGGATAAAAGAGAAATCTCATTTGGCCATATCAAGGTGGATGTTTTACGCAAAGAAAAAGGGCAATTGGTTATTGGCGAAGTAAAGAAGAGTTCCAAATATGAAAAGAGCGCCTTTATGCAACTGGCCTTTTATCTTCTGGAACTTAGAGAAAACGGCATTGAAGCCGTGGGGGAACTGCTGTTTCCCAAGGAAAAGAAAAGAGTAAAGGTAGAGTTGAATAATGAACTAATTGCTAATATTGAAAAAGCGAAAAAAGACATCCTGAGGATAATATACCAGGATGCGCCTCAGGAGCCTAAAAAAATTGTTTTTTGCCGCAATTGTGCTTATGCGGAATTCTGCTGGTCATAG
- the cas1b gene encoding type I-B CRISPR-associated endonuclease Cas1b: MKKSLYVFSEGELKRKDNTLVFETQAGKRYLPVEDTKEIMAFGEVSFNKSLLEFISQKEILIHYFNHFGYYMGTFYPREHLNSGYMILKQAEHYQHPEKRLLIARAFVKGAYRNIRQVLKYYHNRGRELGELISLIENLGQGIEDCQEISQLMALEGHIREHYYHGFDIIINNRDFRFQERTRRPPKNFLNVLISFGNSIIYSMMLSEVYKTHLDPRIGFLHATNFRRFTLNLDVAEIFKPIIIDRLIFSLLDKNMITKDDFEHQVEGLLLKEKGKRVFVEELDRKLETTINIKSLGRNVSYRRLFRLELYKLEKHLMGEKVYEPFVASW; this comes from the coding sequence ATGAAGAAAAGCCTTTATGTTTTCTCGGAAGGTGAGCTCAAGCGAAAAGACAACACACTCGTTTTTGAAACGCAAGCGGGAAAAAGATACCTGCCTGTAGAGGATACAAAAGAAATAATGGCTTTTGGGGAGGTGAGTTTCAATAAAAGTTTACTGGAGTTCATCTCCCAAAAAGAAATCCTGATACATTATTTTAATCATTTCGGATATTACATGGGGACTTTTTACCCGAGAGAACACTTGAATTCAGGTTATATGATTTTAAAACAGGCCGAACACTATCAACATCCTGAAAAACGCCTGTTAATAGCTCGAGCTTTTGTTAAAGGGGCTTACCGTAATATCAGACAAGTGCTTAAATATTACCATAATAGAGGCCGTGAGCTTGGGGAACTGATTTCATTAATAGAGAATCTTGGCCAAGGAATTGAAGATTGCCAGGAAATCAGCCAGCTTATGGCTTTGGAAGGCCATATTCGCGAACATTATTATCATGGTTTTGATATAATAATAAACAATAGAGATTTTCGTTTTCAGGAAAGAACCCGAAGACCGCCAAAAAATTTCTTGAATGTCTTGATCAGCTTTGGCAACTCAATCATCTATTCCATGATGTTGAGCGAAGTATATAAGACACATCTTGATCCTCGTATTGGTTTTTTGCATGCTACTAATTTTCGTAGATTTACTTTGAATCTTGATGTGGCAGAAATATTTAAGCCGATTATTATAGATCGCTTGATATTTTCCCTGTTGGATAAAAATATGATTACAAAAGACGATTTTGAACACCAGGTTGAAGGATTGCTGCTTAAGGAAAAAGGAAAAAGGGTTTTTGTTGAAGAACTTGATAGAAAACTTGAGACTACGATTAATATTAAAAGTCTTGGCAGGAACGTCTCATATCGGAGGTTATTTCGCCTGGAATTATACAAGCTTGAAAAACATCTAATGGGAGAGAAGGTCTACGAACCCTTCGTAGCATCATGGTAG